In the Wyeomyia smithii strain HCP4-BCI-WySm-NY-G18 chromosome 2, ASM2978416v1, whole genome shotgun sequence genome, one interval contains:
- the LOC129719724 gene encoding uncharacterized protein LOC129719724 encodes MHTFVDASESDFAAAVYLRYTTDISEWRWVPTKHNVADDGTKWKGVPNLANDSRWFRGQAFLRLQKEDWPANPFSAKTTEEELRPRLLVHTQPGEQAIRPEDFSKWNKLLRVTAYALRFISNSKRSCYGKACVVGNLQKQDYIDAGNYLFRSAQSAAFAEEKLILAKNRSMKNPVKTIPRSSLLYQWNAFLDENDVLRVKGRTKSCEFVDRDAAEPIILPKDHPVTRLIISSVHERFHHQNHETAINEIRQRYRTPRLKAAYSKIRKDCQQCKNLLDKPQPPSMGDLPAGRLAAYTRPFTHMGIDYFGPIMVSIGRRNEKRWGVLATCLTTRAIHLQIAYTLTTDSCV; translated from the exons ATGCATACGTTCGTCGATGCCAGCGAGAGCGACTTTGCTGCGGCGGTGTACCTTCGATAT ACAACGGATATCTCAGAGTGGCGATGGGTACCGACCAAACACAACGTTGCTGACGATGGAACGAAGTGGAAAGGAGTACCAAACCTGGCAAACGATAGTCGTTGGTTTCGGGGACAAGCATTTCTTCGCCTTCAGAAAGAAGATTGGCCAGCAAACCCATTTTCTGCGAAGACCACTGAAGAGGAACTGCGACCACGTCTACTTGTGCACACCCAGCCTGGTGAACAAGCGATTCGTCCAGAGGACTTCTCGAAGTGGAACAAACTGCTACGCGTGACGGCCTATGCTTTACGGTTTATCAGCAATTCGAAACGCAGTTGTTATGGGAAAGCCTGTGTGGTTGGGAATCTGCAGAAGCAGGACTACATCGATGCAGGAAACTATCTGTTCCGAAGTGCTCAGTCCGCTGCCTTCGCTGAGGAGAAATTGATACTCGCCAAGAATCGCTCGATGAAAAACCCCGTGAAAACGATCCCCCGATCTAGCCTGCTATACCAATGGAATGCATTCCTAGACGAAAACGACGTGCTACGTGTCAAGGGTCGAACGAAGTCATGTGAATTCGTCGATCGAGATGCAGCTGAACCAATAATTCTTCCGAAAGATCATCCCGTAACTCGCCTCATCATATCTTCCGTGCACGAACGGTTTCATCACCAAAACCACGAAACGGCCATTAACGAAATACGCCAACGCTACCGTACTCCTCGATTGAAAGCGGCATATTCAAAAATCCGGAAAGATTGTCAGCAGTGTAAAAATCTCCTCGATAAACCTCAGCCACCATCAATGGGTGACCTCCCCGCTGGTCGACTTGCCGCGTACACTCGTCCATTCACTCACATGGGAATCGATTACTTCGGTCCGATCATGGTGTCAATTGGACGAAGAAATGAAAAACGGTGGGGGGTACTCGCTACATGCTTAACCACTCGCGCCATCCACCTGCAAATCGCCTACACACTGACCACTGATTCCTGCGTATAG
- the LOC129725315 gene encoding holotricin-3-like — MTKIFVLLFILLIGVVLAKPRGGGGGGGGGHGGGFGGGFGGGRGGGFGGGRGGGFGGGRGGGFGYGGRGGYGYGFGGRPGIYGGGFIPPYFYRRQGWGGYGF; from the exons ATGACTAAG ataTTCGTACTTCTGTTCATCCTTCTGATCGGAGTTGTTCTCGCCAAACCCCGTGGCGGTGGaggcggtggtggtggtggaCACGGTGGAGGATTCGGTGGCGGTTTTGGAGGAGGACGTGGCGGAGGGTTCGGTGGAGGACGTGGCGGTGGATTCGGAGGAGGACGAGGTGGAGGATTTGGGTATGGTGGGCGTGGAGGATACGGCTACGGTTTCGGTGGCCGACCTGGTATCTATGGAGGAGGTTTCATTCCTCCTTATTTTTACCGCAGGCAAGGATGGGGCGGCTACGGATTTTGA